A genomic segment from uncultured Desulfuromonas sp. encodes:
- a CDS encoding NADH:flavin oxidoreductase, which yields MKQIFEPLTIGPLTVKNRLVRSATWENLADDQGRMTPAQFKLYEELARGGVGLIITGYAFILDEERANPGMMGIHDDSLIADYRTLTDRVHELGGKIVMQIAYGGSQTGYPTEGREIWGPSAVADMATGVVPTPMTQEHINRLIEAFAAAAARVKQAGFDGVELHGAHNYLLNQFFNPYYNRRQDQYGGSVENRARLTVEVYEAVRQRVGEDFPVMIKINAEDFVPGGSTIDDSLVLAKLLALRGIDAIEVSGGTGASADKVPARMKINSPDKEAYHATYAAQIAEAVNVPIIVVGGLRSPEVIENLLATTAIELYSLSRPLLVDPQLPQRWQQGDRSPSRCLSCNYCMRNNAAGVHCILTKER from the coding sequence ATGAAACAGATTTTCGAACCGCTGACGATCGGCCCGCTTACTGTGAAAAACCGCCTGGTGCGCAGCGCCACCTGGGAAAACCTTGCGGATGACCAGGGGCGTATGACACCTGCCCAATTTAAACTTTACGAAGAACTGGCTCGGGGTGGTGTTGGCCTGATCATTACCGGTTACGCGTTTATTCTCGACGAGGAACGGGCCAATCCCGGCATGATGGGTATTCATGACGACAGCCTGATTGCCGACTATCGTACGCTGACGGATCGCGTGCATGAGCTTGGCGGCAAAATTGTCATGCAGATTGCCTATGGCGGCAGTCAAACAGGCTATCCGACCGAAGGACGGGAGATCTGGGGACCGTCCGCTGTCGCGGATATGGCCACCGGGGTTGTACCGACCCCCATGACACAGGAACATATCAATCGGTTGATTGAGGCCTTTGCTGCCGCCGCGGCACGCGTCAAGCAAGCTGGATTCGATGGGGTCGAACTGCATGGCGCACACAACTATCTCCTCAACCAGTTTTTTAATCCGTACTACAACCGCCGCCAGGATCAGTATGGCGGTAGCGTGGAAAATCGCGCCCGTCTGACGGTCGAGGTCTACGAGGCGGTGCGACAACGGGTGGGAGAAGATTTTCCCGTCATGATTAAGATCAATGCCGAAGATTTTGTCCCTGGCGGCTCGACCATCGACGACAGTCTGGTCCTGGCCAAACTTCTGGCGCTACGCGGGATTGATGCCATTGAGGTGAGTGGTGGAACCGGAGCTTCGGCTGACAAGGTTCCGGCGCGAATGAAGATCAACAGCCCGGATAAAGAAGCTTATCACGCGACGTATGCGGCACAGATCGCTGAAGCCGTCAATGTGCCGATCATCGTGGTGGGCGGTTTGCGCAGCCCCGAAGTGATCGAAAACCTGCTGGCAACAACAGCGATTGAACTGTATTCATTGTCGCGTCCGCTGTTGGTTGATCCGCAGCTTCCACAGCGCTGGCAGCAAGGGGACCGGAGTCCGTCGCGTTGTTTGTCGTGTAATTACTGTATGCGGAATAATGCCGCTGGCGTTCACTGTATTTTAACCAAAGAAAGGTAG
- a CDS encoding nitroreductase family protein, whose translation MLQFSVNEQRCTQCQLCAKDCPASIIDASGIPMISAENEAKCYRCGHCLAICPTGAIAILGYNAEQSTPLAGNLPTAEQMDTLIKGRRSVRHYLDANLPKQEIDDLLQVAWHAPTGHNTQEVHFTVIDDKDALARFRDKVYDGLEARIQREGLPVNRAFFADFVRLWREKNVDVLFRGAPHLVVASSPQMPTTPAYDCLIALSYFELYAQTKGIGTVWNGLLSWAINELVPGLIHELGIPQGHQFGYAMVFGPPAIHYARTINRGPAKVAFYR comes from the coding sequence ATGCTGCAATTTTCTGTGAATGAACAGCGCTGTACCCAATGCCAGTTGTGCGCCAAGGATTGCCCGGCATCGATTATTGATGCCAGTGGAATTCCGATGATTAGTGCTGAAAATGAAGCAAAATGCTATCGCTGTGGTCATTGTCTGGCGATCTGTCCGACCGGGGCTATTGCTATTCTTGGGTATAACGCTGAGCAGAGTACGCCGCTTGCCGGAAATTTGCCCACTGCCGAACAGATGGACACCCTGATCAAAGGGCGGCGTTCGGTGCGTCATTATCTCGATGCCAATCTGCCAAAACAGGAGATTGACGATCTGTTGCAGGTTGCCTGGCATGCTCCGACCGGTCACAACACGCAAGAAGTGCATTTCACCGTCATCGACGATAAGGATGCGCTGGCCCGTTTTCGTGACAAGGTGTATGACGGCCTCGAGGCGCGCATTCAACGCGAAGGCTTGCCGGTGAATCGCGCCTTTTTTGCCGATTTCGTCCGTCTCTGGCGTGAAAAGAACGTCGATGTGCTGTTTCGTGGTGCACCGCACCTGGTGGTGGCGTCGTCACCGCAGATGCCCACAACCCCGGCCTATGACTGCCTGATTGCTTTATCCTATTTTGAACTCTACGCCCAAACCAAAGGCATTGGTACGGTATGGAACGGCCTGTTGAGCTGGGCCATTAATGAACTGGTGCCGGGTCTTATACACGAGCTGGGAATTCCCCAGGGGCATCAGTTTGGTTATGCCATGGTTTTTGGCCCGCCAGCCATTCACTATGCCCGTACCATCAACCGAGGACCGGCCAAAGTGGCTTTCTATCGTTAA
- a CDS encoding TetR/AcrR family transcriptional regulator, producing MNATIELIWHYSYCSVGVDAICERAGVKKGSFYHFFSSKADLAAEAIQTHWEGYQLEMDTLFCREVPPLQRLRAYFDKVYCAQRDRQAQQGCIGGCPYFDLGTEIATLDGEIATKISQVLDQYFCYFATAVEDAQRAGQISVKDSACAARWLMCYFQGALTNARIHNDLSYLRDLSSGAFQLLGAHDVQE from the coding sequence CGAACTGATCTGGCACTACAGTTATTGTTCTGTTGGGGTCGATGCGATTTGTGAACGCGCCGGGGTGAAAAAGGGGAGCTTTTATCACTTTTTCAGTTCTAAAGCAGATTTAGCTGCCGAGGCGATTCAAACACATTGGGAAGGTTATCAGTTGGAAATGGATACTCTTTTCTGTCGTGAAGTTCCGCCATTGCAGCGTTTGCGCGCCTATTTTGATAAGGTCTATTGTGCTCAGCGTGACCGTCAGGCACAGCAGGGATGTATTGGTGGCTGTCCCTATTTTGATCTCGGTACGGAGATCGCCACGTTGGATGGTGAAATTGCAACCAAGATCAGTCAGGTACTGGATCAATATTTCTGTTACTTTGCCACGGCAGTTGAAGATGCCCAGCGCGCAGGACAGATTTCAGTCAAAGATAGCGCCTGCGCAGCCCGTTGGCTGATGTGTTATTTTCAGGGGGCATTGACCAATGCCCGAATTCACAATGATCTGTCTTATCTGCGCGATCTTTCCAGTGGTGCTTTTCAGCTGCTGGGAGCTCACGATGTGCAGGAGTAA